TCGCGAGCAGCTTGCCATCGCCGTAGCCCAGCCCCTCGCGCCGCGTCATCCAGTAATAACCATCGGAAATCAAACGCACAATCCCGTACCCCACGGCGGCGCCGACGAGGCCCTCGTACCAGCGCCGCTCCGGCAGCACGAGGCCCAGCGCGTAAAACGCGGGGATCGCCGGGTAGGTGACGCGGTTGAGGATGAGGCGGTGGTCGATGTCGATGAACGCGATCACGACCAGCGCGAACGAAAACACCGCGTAGACCGCGAACCGCCCGAGGCGAATCGCCAGCGGCCCGTCGAACACACCGCTGGTGACGCACAGCGCGTAGGCGCCGGCAAACAGCAGCCCCGTCGCCGCCTCGACCAGCAGGTAGCGGGGCGAGTAGCGGACGCCGCACGCGCGGCAGCGGCCGCGCAGCCACAAGTAACTGACGATCGGCAGGTTGTCGTACCAGCGGATCGGCGTGCCGCACGCCTGGCAGTGCGACGGCGGCGACGCGATCGAGCGGCCGCGCGGGTGGTCGTCCGTCGGCGGCAGCCGCACGATGCACACGTTGGCGAAGCTGCCGAACACGGTTCCGAGGACGAACGCGGCGGCGACGGCCGCGGGCGTCATCGCCCAGGCATCGAGCACCTCGACGAGTGGCATGACCCGACCACGTTAGCACCGCGGCCCCGCCCGAGGCGGCCGCGCGCCGCCGCGAGCCGATGTGCTAAGAACTGCGACATGGCCCGTCCCGCCGCACCGCGACCCGGTACGCGTCCCGCCGCCCCCCGGCGGCGGGCGATCGCCCGGTTCGCGGCGATCGCGGCGACCGCCGCCGCGGCGTGCGCCGGCGACGGCGCGCCGGCCACGCCGCTCGCCGTGACCGACCTCGTCGCGGGCGAACCGGCCCCGGCCCCGATCGACGTCGCCGCCGCCGCGCGCGATCCGGCCGAACTGCTGCGCGCGCTCACCCAGCCGCACCGCCGCGTCGCCGCGGCGCTCGGCGGCCACCGGTTTCGCGGAACGTCGTCGGTCGTGGTGTCGGCCGACGGCGACGAGGTCGAGCGCCTCTCCGACGAGACCTCCATCGACTACCGCGACGCCGGCGCCTTCGCCGCGCGGCTCGACAACTCGCGCGACTACGGCCGCCACGTCGTGTTCGTCGGCGGCGAGCTGTATCTGCGGCCGCGCTACGGCAAGTACCACCGCCGCCCGCCGGTCGATCGCGACGAGCCGGCGCGCATCCTCGACGACATCTACGCCACGTTCGGCGACACGTTCGCGCTCGTCGCGCCGGCCGTCGATCCGGTCGACCGCGGGCCGGTCACGGTCGCGGGCCGGCCGGCCCGGCGCATCGAGCTGGCGCGAGCGGCCAGGCCGCGCCCGCGCCACGAGGACGACCCGGCGCGCGCGTGGCGCGAGACCATCGTCGTGGATCACGTCGACGGCTACGCGGTGGTCGACGACGCCACCGGCGCGGTGCTCGACGGCCGCATCGCCGCCCGCCTCGCGTTTTCGCGCGACGGCCGCCCGTTCGACATGGAGGTCGCGGCCGCGCACCAGGTCGAGCCGGGCGCGCCCGAC
The sequence above is drawn from the Deltaproteobacteria bacterium genome and encodes:
- a CDS encoding prepilin peptidase, with protein sequence MPLVEVLDAWAMTPAAVAAAFVLGTVFGSFANVCIVRLPPTDDHPRGRSIASPPSHCQACGTPIRWYDNLPIVSYLWLRGRCRACGVRYSPRYLLVEAATGLLFAGAYALCVTSGVFDGPLAIRLGRFAVYAVFSFALVVIAFIDIDHRLILNRVTYPAIPAFYALGLVLPERRWYEGLVGAAVGYGIVRLISDGYYWMTRREGLGYGDGKLLAIVGALFGWQAVFASLFAGALVGSVVMIPALAAARRRDLRHAEVPFGPFLAAGAIAYMYGESWVKVSFSLLWGGPGG